The Cupriavidus sp. EM10 genome includes a region encoding these proteins:
- a CDS encoding porin — MKKTLFAALAGALLGPAAWAQSSVTLYGVVTTSIQYVNHVQNTNNGVLAPGSGSAVFMNSSGIAQSRFGLRGVEDLGGGLKSLFVLENQFNADDGKLGNGGLLFGRQAFVGLQNEWGKVTFGRQYTSAFLTMGSFTPVAYAPEFEPVVGIAGPNFRENNVVQYQGTFGPLTAMAHWSFGERAGTFATGSAYGVGLSYANGPFGVAAAYDEVKTLNTAQAAGTSGSNDYGRDMRAMLGASYRLGQVKMVAGYRWGNSVAPATGTPTLLPHRDDMYWVGVNWDATAALRLTLAYYYDDIKSARINGATTNPKNPQQYLALADYSLSKRTDVFFAVNYARNASLNWDNIAYLPNGQSVGYLPSTSQVYYKTPDASGQLGISLGLRHVF, encoded by the coding sequence ATGAAGAAGACGCTGTTCGCCGCCCTTGCCGGCGCGCTGCTTGGGCCCGCGGCCTGGGCGCAATCGTCCGTGACGCTTTACGGCGTCGTGACCACGAGCATCCAGTACGTCAACCACGTGCAGAACACCAACAATGGTGTGCTGGCACCGGGCAGCGGCTCGGCGGTATTCATGAATTCGTCGGGCATCGCACAGTCGCGTTTCGGCCTGCGTGGCGTCGAGGATCTTGGCGGCGGCCTGAAGAGCCTGTTTGTGCTGGAAAACCAGTTCAACGCCGACGACGGCAAGCTGGGCAACGGCGGGCTGCTGTTCGGCCGCCAGGCCTTTGTGGGCCTGCAGAACGAGTGGGGCAAGGTGACTTTCGGGCGCCAGTACACGTCGGCGTTCCTGACGATGGGCAGCTTCACGCCGGTGGCGTATGCCCCGGAATTCGAACCGGTGGTGGGTATCGCCGGCCCGAACTTCCGCGAAAACAACGTGGTGCAGTACCAGGGCACGTTCGGGCCGCTCACGGCCATGGCGCACTGGTCGTTCGGCGAGCGCGCAGGCACGTTTGCGACGGGATCGGCCTACGGCGTCGGCCTGTCGTACGCGAACGGCCCGTTTGGCGTGGCGGCAGCCTATGACGAAGTGAAGACGCTGAACACCGCCCAGGCGGCCGGCACTTCGGGATCGAACGACTATGGCCGCGACATGCGCGCCATGCTGGGTGCCAGCTACCGGCTGGGGCAGGTGAAGATGGTGGCGGGCTATCGCTGGGGCAATTCCGTGGCGCCGGCCACCGGCACCCCGACCCTGCTGCCGCACCGGGACGATATGTACTGGGTGGGCGTGAACTGGGATGCCACCGCCGCGCTGCGCCTGACGCTGGCCTATTACTACGACGACATCAAGTCCGCGCGCATCAACGGCGCGACGACCAATCCGAAGAACCCGCAGCAGTACCTGGCGCTGGCCGACTACAGCCTGTCCAAGCGTACCGATGTGTTCTTCGCGGTGAACTACGCCCGCAACGCGTCGCTGAACTGGGACAACATCGCGTATCTGCCTAACGGCCAGTCGGTCGGATATCTGCCGTCGACATCACAGGTTTACTACAAGACGCCGGATGCGAGCGGCCAGTTGGGCATTTCGCTGGGCCTCCGGCACGTGTTCTGA
- a CDS encoding TetR/AcrR family transcriptional regulator, with protein sequence MKLKQARAIIADEQRPPAPASRRSTIEVTAATRHADRATGAERKDPDTAAPAADDCLTDTARRILEIAERLFAEQGVEQVPLRQIVVESGQRNRSALHYHFGSREALVSHLLNRRLHQVNEIRHRYLDELEGRGRPLDIRGVVEATIRPLADVVLDTDWGTNYLQVLAQTTFSPGLLNKGLVDKTAMSALYRVREHLYALLPDVPRDVMKLRLIWFMDTVVYSMAHWVRERNKRARSMPPVDELVDFCAAALAGPRLPAAGPASEATSPARPHKAARAR encoded by the coding sequence ATGAAGCTCAAGCAAGCGCGCGCCATCATCGCGGATGAGCAACGCCCACCCGCCCCAGCCAGCCGCCGCAGCACCATTGAAGTCACCGCTGCCACCCGGCATGCCGACCGCGCGACCGGTGCAGAACGGAAAGACCCCGACACCGCAGCCCCGGCGGCCGATGACTGCCTGACCGACACCGCGCGGCGCATCCTGGAAATCGCCGAACGACTATTCGCCGAACAGGGCGTGGAACAGGTGCCGCTGCGCCAGATCGTGGTGGAAAGCGGCCAGCGCAACCGTTCTGCCCTGCACTACCACTTTGGATCGCGCGAAGCGCTGGTCAGCCATCTGCTGAATCGACGGCTGCACCAGGTGAACGAGATCCGCCACCGGTACCTGGACGAACTCGAAGGCCGTGGCCGGCCGCTGGACATCCGCGGCGTGGTCGAAGCCACGATCCGGCCGCTGGCCGACGTCGTGCTCGATACGGACTGGGGGACGAACTACCTGCAGGTGCTGGCGCAGACCACGTTCAGCCCCGGCCTGCTCAACAAGGGGCTGGTCGACAAGACCGCCATGAGCGCGCTGTACCGCGTGCGCGAACACCTGTACGCCCTGCTGCCAGACGTACCCCGCGACGTCATGAAGCTGCGCCTGATCTGGTTCATGGATACCGTGGTCTATTCGATGGCGCACTGGGTGCGCGAGCGCAACAAGCGGGCCCGCAGCATGCCCCCTGTCGACGAACTGGTCGATTTCTGCGCGGCAGCCCTGGCGGGTCCAAGGCTGCCGGCAGCCGGGCCGGCGTCCGAAGCAACGTCTCCGGCGCGGCCCCACAAGGCCGCTCGGGCCCGCTGA
- a CDS encoding type II toxin-antitoxin system RelE/ParE family toxin: protein MPRNVARNIRAKVGLLAADPYAPNQNVRKLMGRDAFRLRVGDWRVLYRIEAGQLVFVVLTVKSRGSAYQ, encoded by the coding sequence ATGCCACGAAACGTGGCCCGCAACATCCGGGCCAAGGTAGGTCTGCTGGCAGCAGACCCTTATGCGCCGAACCAGAACGTCCGCAAGCTGATGGGCAGAGATGCCTTCCGGCTACGCGTGGGCGACTGGCGGGTCCTGTACCGGATCGAAGCCGGGCAGCTGGTGTTCGTGGTGCTGACCGTCAAATCACGTGGGAGTGCCTATCAATGA
- a CDS encoding helix-turn-helix domain-containing protein, translating to MTAIQFIQREGNREYAIVPIDLWERVQHLFEAMEDVRIHDAAVADDDGFRIPAAVLDAQLAGDHPIKAWRDHRRLTQDALANAAGVSKPYLSQIENRKRDGSVDVLRALATALAVPLDLLVEDRGG from the coding sequence ATGACCGCGATACAGTTCATTCAACGAGAAGGTAATCGCGAATATGCGATTGTTCCGATCGATCTCTGGGAACGCGTCCAGCATCTGTTCGAAGCCATGGAGGACGTCCGGATCCATGACGCCGCCGTCGCTGACGACGACGGCTTCCGCATCCCCGCCGCCGTGCTGGACGCCCAGCTCGCCGGCGACCATCCCATCAAGGCCTGGCGCGATCATCGCCGCCTGACCCAGGACGCCCTGGCAAACGCCGCCGGCGTCAGCAAGCCCTACCTGAGCCAGATCGAAAACCGCAAGCGCGACGGCAGCGTGGACGTGCTGCGCGCCCTGGCAACGGCACTCGCGGTGCCGCTGGATTTGCTGGTGGAGGACCGAGGCGGTTGA
- a CDS encoding type II toxin-antitoxin system RelE/ParE family toxin produces the protein MIVSSSCRLTPALFAGQRVPRFVNFGTTAERKLAMLEAAVILEDLATPPGNRLERLYSDRPDQYSIRINDQWRICFTWTSDGPANVAIIDYH, from the coding sequence ATGATCGTGTCATCCAGTTGCCGCCTGACCCCGGCGTTGTTTGCGGGCCAGCGAGTTCCACGTTTTGTCAACTTCGGTACCACCGCCGAGCGGAAGTTGGCCATGCTGGAAGCCGCCGTCATCCTAGAAGACCTCGCGACGCCACCGGGAAATCGGCTCGAGCGCCTGTACAGCGATCGTCCGGACCAGTACAGCATCCGGATCAACGATCAGTGGCGGATCTGTTTCACATGGACGTCTGACGGCCCCGCCAATGTCGCCATCATCGATTACCACTGA
- a CDS encoding HigA family addiction module antitoxin, producing the protein MQKIENGLRPVHPGEVLREEFLVPLDMTANALAGMLHVTPARINEIVRGERGVTPVTALRLARYFGGTAEFWMNLQQTYDLKIARLEHEAEIFAEIQPRQVNPA; encoded by the coding sequence ATGCAGAAAATTGAAAACGGCCTGCGCCCGGTTCATCCGGGCGAAGTCCTTCGCGAGGAATTCCTTGTCCCCCTCGACATGACCGCCAACGCGCTGGCGGGAATGCTGCATGTCACGCCCGCGCGCATCAATGAGATCGTGCGCGGCGAACGGGGCGTCACTCCGGTCACGGCATTGCGGCTGGCCCGATACTTTGGAGGCACTGCGGAATTCTGGATGAACCTGCAGCAAACCTATGACCTGAAGATCGCCAGGCTGGAGCATGAGGCCGAGATATTTGCCGAGATCCAGCCGCGGCAGGTAAACCCGGCCTGA
- the msrA gene encoding peptide-methionine (S)-S-oxide reductase MsrA, with product MTTQTETAILAGGCFWGMQDLLRRYPGVLTTRVGYTGGDVPNATYRHHGTHAEGIEIVFDPKQISYRQILEFFFQIHDPTTKNRQGNDIGTSYRSAIYYLDDEQKSVAEQTAADVDASGLWPGKVVTEIAPAGPFWEAEPEHQDYLERIPNGYTCHFIRPGWKLPQRG from the coding sequence ATGACGACTCAAACCGAAACCGCAATCCTGGCCGGTGGCTGCTTCTGGGGCATGCAGGACCTGCTGCGCCGCTACCCCGGCGTGCTGACCACCCGCGTTGGCTATACCGGTGGCGACGTGCCGAATGCCACCTACCGCCATCACGGCACGCATGCCGAAGGCATCGAGATCGTGTTCGATCCGAAGCAGATCAGCTATCGCCAGATCCTTGAGTTCTTCTTCCAGATCCACGATCCGACGACGAAGAATCGCCAGGGCAACGATATCGGCACCAGCTACCGCTCGGCGATCTACTACCTCGACGACGAACAGAAAAGCGTCGCCGAGCAGACCGCAGCCGACGTGGACGCCTCGGGCCTCTGGCCCGGCAAGGTCGTCACGGAAATCGCCCCGGCCGGCCCGTTCTGGGAAGCCGAACCCGAGCACCAGGACTACCTCGAGCGGATTCCGAACGGCTACACCTGCCATTTCATCCGGCCGGGCTGGAAGCTGCCGCAGCGGGGGTAG
- a CDS encoding uracil-DNA glycosylase family protein, which yields MKSPQRAQGVIQTLQREIAACTECAAALPAGPRPVVQFSGTSRIVVISQAPGSRVHASGVPFDDPSGDRLRAWMGVSKDEFYDASRVAIMPMGFCYPGKGKSGDLPPRRECAPLWHQRVLDCLPADRLTLLVGTYAQAAYLPRLPAQRKRSITDLVADFRNFGANVFPVPHPSWRVVLWMRQHPWFEAELLPALQAAVRMRLTG from the coding sequence ATGAAGTCCCCCCAACGCGCACAGGGTGTCATCCAGACCCTGCAGCGCGAGATCGCCGCCTGCACCGAGTGCGCGGCCGCGTTGCCCGCCGGGCCGCGGCCCGTGGTGCAGTTCAGCGGCACGTCGCGGATTGTCGTTATCAGCCAGGCGCCCGGATCGCGCGTCCATGCCAGCGGCGTACCGTTCGACGATCCGAGCGGAGACCGGCTGCGCGCGTGGATGGGAGTCAGCAAGGATGAGTTCTACGACGCCTCGCGCGTCGCCATCATGCCGATGGGCTTCTGCTATCCAGGCAAGGGGAAGAGCGGCGACCTGCCGCCACGGCGCGAGTGCGCGCCCCTCTGGCACCAACGTGTGCTGGACTGCCTGCCCGCCGATCGGCTGACGCTGCTGGTCGGCACCTATGCCCAGGCAGCCTACCTGCCCCGGCTGCCTGCGCAGCGGAAGCGGTCGATAACCGACCTAGTCGCCGATTTCCGAAATTTTGGGGCTAATGTGTTCCCGGTGCCGCATCCATCGTGGCGCGTGGTGCTCTGGATGCGCCAGCACCCGTGGTTCGAGGCGGAGTTGTTGCCGGCGCTGCAGGCGGCGGTGCGGATGCGGCTGACAGGCTGA
- a CDS encoding cation:proton antiporter codes for MNPSALNPVAIFFVQACLVVGVPLVLWRGLRMGGIVPLVVMQIAGGIVLGPSVLGALSPDSWQALFGTQKLTALSGLQWLAVVLFAFLSGLHVGGPEAKGLRRIALWAAPGCVALPFVLGMGAGYGLGIWRPALAGEAATTWQFAIAVGVSMAVTALPVLGAILREMNLTDTTAGRLALACSAFSDAAIWIVLSCILASTGQAAAQPLQLVAGGAVYLAVMFGLVRPLLARWLPAMHGHDARLAAVAVLIFASACASELIGLHYILGGFLAGVVLPRKLAADIGKQLEPTTVVVLMPFFFLMTGLRTDLNTAGVDALIVFALTTVVAVVGKMAGTALPARWAGLGRRDAWAAGALAQTKGLMEVVVLAILLENRLISTPAFSGLLLMALATTILAKPFTLATLRMRDH; via the coding sequence ATGAATCCGTCCGCACTGAATCCGGTTGCCATCTTCTTTGTCCAGGCCTGCCTTGTCGTCGGCGTGCCGCTGGTGCTTTGGCGGGGCCTGCGGATGGGTGGCATCGTGCCATTGGTGGTGATGCAGATCGCGGGCGGGATCGTGCTGGGGCCGTCCGTGCTGGGCGCGCTGTCGCCCGATAGCTGGCAAGCGCTGTTCGGCACGCAGAAGCTCACTGCGCTGTCCGGGCTGCAGTGGCTGGCCGTGGTGCTGTTTGCGTTCCTGTCCGGGCTGCACGTTGGCGGGCCCGAGGCCAAGGGCTTGCGCCGCATCGCCCTGTGGGCCGCGCCCGGGTGCGTGGCGCTGCCATTCGTGCTGGGGATGGGCGCGGGCTATGGGCTGGGCATCTGGCGGCCCGCCTTGGCGGGCGAAGCGGCCACCACGTGGCAGTTCGCGATTGCCGTGGGGGTGTCGATGGCCGTCACCGCGTTGCCGGTGCTGGGCGCCATCCTGCGTGAGATGAATCTGACCGACACCACGGCCGGGCGCCTGGCGCTGGCCTGTTCGGCGTTCAGCGACGCCGCCATCTGGATCGTGTTGTCGTGCATCCTGGCCAGCACCGGCCAGGCCGCCGCGCAGCCGCTGCAACTGGTGGCGGGCGGCGCAGTCTATCTGGCGGTCATGTTCGGACTGGTGCGGCCACTGCTGGCGCGCTGGTTGCCGGCCATGCACGGTCACGATGCCCGGCTGGCGGCCGTGGCGGTGCTGATTTTCGCGTCCGCCTGCGCGTCGGAGCTGATCGGCCTGCACTACATCCTGGGCGGATTCCTGGCTGGTGTGGTGCTGCCGCGCAAGCTGGCCGCCGATATCGGCAAGCAACTGGAGCCGACCACGGTGGTGGTGCTGATGCCGTTCTTTTTCCTGATGACCGGGCTGCGCACCGACCTGAATACGGCGGGCGTGGATGCACTGATCGTGTTCGCGCTGACGACCGTGGTGGCCGTGGTGGGCAAGATGGCGGGTACCGCGCTGCCGGCGCGTTGGGCCGGTCTTGGCCGGCGCGACGCCTGGGCTGCCGGCGCGCTGGCGCAGACCAAGGGACTGATGGAAGTTGTGGTGCTGGCAATCCTGCTGGAAAACCGTCTGATCAGCACGCCGGCGTTCTCGGGGCTGCTGCTGATGGCGTTGGCCACCACGATACTCGCCAAGCCATTCACACTTGCCACATTGCGGATGCGTGACCACTGA
- a CDS encoding Lrp/AsnC family transcriptional regulator, with protein sequence MLDIDLDATDIRILGELQRDGSLTNVELASRINLSPSPCLARVKRLEKIGVISRRVTLLDARRLGLKVVVFISVSLDKQRRETLDTFERKIGALPQVMECYLMSGDADYLLRVVVPDVEALERLIIDQITRIPGVASIRSSFALKQVLYSTALPLG encoded by the coding sequence ATGCTGGACATCGATCTGGACGCTACCGACATCCGAATCCTGGGCGAGCTGCAGCGTGACGGCAGCCTGACCAATGTGGAACTGGCGAGCCGGATCAACCTGTCGCCGTCGCCGTGCCTGGCGCGGGTCAAGCGCCTGGAGAAGATCGGCGTGATTTCGCGTCGCGTGACGCTGCTGGACGCCCGCCGGCTGGGCCTGAAGGTGGTGGTGTTCATCTCCGTGTCGCTGGACAAGCAGCGCCGGGAGACGCTGGACACCTTCGAACGGAAGATCGGCGCGCTTCCGCAGGTGATGGAGTGCTACCTGATGTCGGGCGATGCCGACTACCTGCTGCGCGTAGTGGTGCCCGATGTCGAAGCGCTGGAGCGCCTGATCATCGACCAGATCACGCGGATTCCGGGCGTGGCCAGCATCCGGTCCAGCTTCGCCCTGAAGCAGGTTCTCTACAGCACGGCGCTGCCGCTCGGATGA
- a CDS encoding DMT family transporter, with amino-acid sequence MSVSSSAGSARTAPLKSFLPLIGAVVIWGGNWPVMKFGLSHVSPLWFAALRFGSAALISLVVLAALQRLRLPSREEWPLVFSVGLLQMAAFTALALWALQYVAPGRASVVAYATAIWVIPLSSLVLGERPSRWQWLATGFSYAGIAVIVAPALGGWELHTVMGLTMLLGASLAWSVSIIHLRAHRHVRLGAEMIPWECAVATVPLVLLALLRDGAPDLAAIGEIWPAVFYTGPLATALTFIVVLNVTQSLPPAATSIAMLGVPLLGLVLSALAWHERISADLSAGLGLIALGVVTTALAPRLGRLAAR; translated from the coding sequence ATGTCTGTCTCGTCCTCCGCCGGCAGCGCCCGCACTGCCCCGCTCAAGTCGTTCCTGCCGCTGATCGGCGCCGTCGTCATCTGGGGCGGCAACTGGCCCGTCATGAAATTCGGGCTGTCGCATGTCAGCCCGTTGTGGTTTGCCGCGCTGCGCTTCGGCTCGGCGGCCCTGATCAGCCTGGTGGTGCTGGCCGCGCTGCAGCGGCTGCGCCTGCCGTCGCGCGAGGAATGGCCGCTGGTATTCAGCGTGGGCCTCCTGCAGATGGCGGCCTTTACCGCGCTGGCGCTGTGGGCGCTGCAATACGTGGCACCGGGGCGCGCCTCGGTGGTGGCCTATGCCACGGCGATCTGGGTGATTCCGCTGTCGTCGCTGGTGCTGGGCGAGCGGCCCTCGCGCTGGCAGTGGCTGGCCACGGGCTTCAGCTACGCCGGAATTGCCGTGATCGTCGCGCCGGCGCTGGGCGGCTGGGAGCTTCATACGGTGATGGGCCTGACGATGCTGCTTGGCGCGTCGCTCGCCTGGTCGGTCAGCATCATCCATCTGCGCGCCCATCGCCATGTGCGGCTTGGCGCCGAGATGATTCCATGGGAATGCGCGGTGGCGACGGTGCCGCTGGTTTTGCTGGCCCTGCTGCGCGATGGCGCGCCCGATCTGGCCGCCATTGGCGAAATCTGGCCCGCCGTGTTCTACACCGGCCCGCTGGCCACGGCACTGACCTTTATCGTCGTGCTGAACGTGACGCAGTCGCTGCCGCCGGCGGCTACGTCGATCGCCATGCTTGGCGTGCCGCTGCTTGGCCTGGTGCTGTCCGCCCTGGCCTGGCACGAGCGGATTTCGGCGGATCTGTCGGCCGGCCTCGGCCTGATCGCGCTGGGCGTGGTCACTACCGCCCTGGCGCCCCGCCTGGGGCGGCTGGCTGCGCGCTGA
- a CDS encoding Lrp/AsnC family transcriptional regulator — protein MTNVPKLDDIDRRILRELRRDGRISNARLAERVGLSATPCWNRVKAMEDAGVIGGYAALLNQKALGLPDTVLIEVTLDRHDDDMLHRFGEALAELPEVLEAHLLTGEYDYLIKVAVAGTEGYEEFLRHKLYKLPGLRHSHSTFVLRTLKRELSVDP, from the coding sequence ATGACGAATGTTCCCAAACTCGACGACATCGACCGCCGCATCCTGCGCGAACTGCGCCGCGATGGGCGGATTTCCAACGCCAGGCTGGCCGAGCGGGTGGGGCTGTCCGCCACGCCATGCTGGAACCGGGTCAAGGCGATGGAGGACGCGGGGGTCATCGGCGGCTACGCGGCGCTGCTGAACCAGAAGGCGCTAGGCCTGCCCGACACCGTGCTGATCGAGGTCACGCTGGACCGTCACGACGACGATATGCTGCACCGCTTTGGCGAGGCGCTGGCCGAATTGCCAGAGGTGCTGGAAGCCCATCTGCTGACGGGCGAGTACGACTATCTGATCAAGGTGGCCGTGGCCGGCACCGAAGGCTACGAGGAATTCCTGCGCCACAAGCTTTACAAGCTGCCGGGCCTGCGGCACAGCCATTCCACGTTCGTGCTTCGGACGCTGAAGCGCGAGCTGTCGGTCGACCCGTGA
- a CDS encoding AsnC family transcriptional regulator, with protein MPALDLSLRLDRSALSDTFGSLEWVLANARRTGLSLQQMTFDAERANAVKLVCHADTVELLELFVRRVAHGVDLEIVDAEFTDENEALDEAEPLAA; from the coding sequence ATGCCTGCCCTCGATCTTTCCCTCCGCCTCGACCGCTCTGCCCTGAGCGACACCTTCGGCAGCCTGGAATGGGTGCTCGCCAACGCCCGTCGTACGGGGCTGTCGCTGCAGCAGATGACGTTCGACGCGGAGCGCGCCAACGCGGTCAAGCTGGTCTGCCACGCCGATACGGTCGAGTTGCTGGAACTGTTCGTGCGGCGCGTTGCGCATGGCGTGGACCTGGAGATCGTCGACGCCGAATTCACGGACGAGAATGAAGCCCTGGACGAAGCCGAGCCACTGGCTGCCTGA
- a CDS encoding TonB-dependent receptor encodes MKRATPWRRVAALPAAALSSAAFAQTATTPDAAYIPTLPTVTATAAAVGSLTAPGVARQRQSLFQSAGSVGFVDAQSFTNTYAFDLRDVLKDSPGVYVQERYGQELRLSIRGSGVARGFHTRGIEILQDGVPTNFADGSGDFYQIDPLALTAAEVYKGGNGLAYGSTTLGGAVNFTTPTALTADARNMVRIDGGSFGTIRGSGQVSRQIGQWDFLANATVSHSEGWRNHERGQYEQINANVGYRFSPTVETRFYFGAYIVDQLLPGSLTLNQALTTPRMASASALAGDQARNTRTERVANVTSIKLDNGQIDLTTWGIHKSLYHPIFQVVDQDSWTYGFAPRYTGNFTLGGMRNQLIAGARFFGGNNDARQYVNVNGNRGAQTLNAKQDAYNYEAYLEDRLYVLPTVALMAGAKAYRNRREYTDYGGLPANPTAKSDGATFSGVNPKFGVLWEPKPDIQAFIDITRSADVPDFTDLSQTIASTQQFVPLAAQHGWTLELGTRGKWDRFGWDVTAYRSLLRDQLLQYTVSPDIPASTFNANKTVLQGVELGASADVLRDVAGKGDKVTVSQIWNYSDFRFDNDPVYGNNRIAGVPKHVLRTTLAYSRNSRLRVAGTIDWVPTGAYVDYANTLKVPSYVLFGIEASYEFERGVTLYFDARNLADKRYVSDFSTVTDARTANTSVFYPGVGRAFYAGVKYRF; translated from the coding sequence ATGAAACGAGCCACACCCTGGCGCCGCGTCGCGGCGCTTCCTGCTGCCGCACTCTCCAGCGCGGCCTTCGCACAAACGGCAACCACCCCGGATGCCGCCTATATCCCAACCCTGCCCACCGTTACCGCCACAGCCGCCGCCGTTGGGTCGCTGACCGCGCCCGGCGTGGCCCGGCAGCGCCAGTCGCTGTTCCAGTCGGCCGGCTCCGTCGGTTTTGTCGATGCCCAGTCGTTCACCAATACCTATGCCTTCGACCTGCGCGATGTGCTGAAGGACTCGCCGGGCGTGTACGTGCAGGAGCGCTACGGCCAGGAGCTGCGGCTATCGATTCGGGGCTCGGGCGTGGCGCGCGGCTTCCATACGCGCGGCATCGAGATCCTGCAGGACGGCGTGCCGACCAATTTTGCCGACGGCAGCGGGGATTTCTACCAGATCGATCCGCTCGCCCTGACGGCCGCCGAGGTCTACAAGGGTGGCAACGGCCTGGCCTATGGCAGCACCACGCTCGGTGGCGCGGTCAATTTCACCACGCCCACGGCGCTGACGGCCGATGCGCGCAACATGGTCCGCATCGATGGCGGCAGCTTTGGCACGATTCGCGGCAGCGGCCAGGTGTCGCGCCAGATCGGCCAGTGGGATTTCCTGGCCAACGCCACGGTCAGCCACTCGGAAGGCTGGCGCAACCACGAGCGCGGGCAATACGAGCAGATCAACGCCAACGTCGGCTACCGTTTCAGTCCCACCGTCGAGACACGCTTCTACTTCGGCGCCTATATCGTCGACCAGTTGCTGCCTGGCTCGCTAACGCTCAACCAGGCGCTGACCACGCCGCGCATGGCATCGGCCAGCGCACTGGCGGGCGACCAGGCGCGCAACACCCGGACCGAGCGCGTGGCCAATGTCACAAGCATCAAGCTCGATAACGGCCAGATCGACCTGACGACCTGGGGCATCCACAAGAGCCTGTACCACCCGATCTTCCAGGTCGTGGACCAGGACAGCTGGACCTACGGTTTCGCGCCGCGCTACACAGGCAACTTCACGCTGGGCGGCATGCGCAACCAGCTGATCGCCGGCGCGCGCTTCTTCGGCGGCAACAACGACGCACGCCAGTACGTCAACGTCAACGGGAACCGCGGCGCCCAGACATTGAACGCCAAACAGGACGCCTACAACTACGAGGCCTACCTGGAAGACCGGCTGTACGTGCTGCCCACGGTGGCGCTGATGGCCGGCGCCAAGGCCTACCGCAACCGGCGCGAATACACCGACTACGGCGGCTTGCCGGCCAATCCGACGGCAAAATCCGATGGCGCGACCTTCAGCGGCGTCAACCCGAAGTTCGGCGTGCTGTGGGAGCCGAAGCCCGACATCCAGGCGTTTATCGACATCACGCGCAGCGCCGATGTGCCAGACTTCACCGACCTGAGCCAGACCATCGCCAGCACGCAGCAGTTCGTGCCGCTGGCCGCCCAGCACGGCTGGACGCTGGAACTCGGCACACGCGGCAAGTGGGATCGCTTTGGCTGGGATGTCACGGCCTACCGGTCGCTGCTGCGCGACCAGCTGCTGCAGTACACGGTCAGCCCCGACATCCCGGCGTCGACCTTCAACGCCAACAAGACCGTGCTGCAGGGGGTGGAACTGGGCGCCAGCGCCGACGTGCTGCGCGACGTGGCCGGCAAGGGCGACAAGGTTACGGTGTCGCAGATCTGGAACTACAGCGATTTCCGCTTCGACAACGACCCGGTCTACGGCAACAACCGCATCGCGGGCGTGCCAAAGCACGTGCTGCGCACCACGCTGGCCTACAGCCGCAACAGCCGCCTGCGGGTGGCCGGAACGATCGACTGGGTGCCGACCGGCGCCTACGTGGACTACGCCAACACGCTCAAGGTGCCGTCGTACGTGCTGTTCGGCATCGAGGCCAGCTACGAGTTCGAGCGCGGCGTCACGCTGTACTTCGACGCCCGCAACCTGGCCGACAAGCGCTATGTCAGCGACTTCAGCACCGTGACCGACGCGCGCACGGCCAACACCTCGGTGTTCTATCCAGGTGTCGGCCGCGCGTTCTATGCCGGGGTGAAGTACCGTTTCTGA